A genomic region of Microbacterium schleiferi contains the following coding sequences:
- the hemE gene encoding uroporphyrinogen decarboxylase encodes MQLSDQHPLVAHATRSSRLLRASLGDRPDVTPVWFMRQAGRSLPEYRALRQGQSMLDACLDPALVSEITLQPVRRHGVDAAIFFSDIVVPLVLAGVDVQIVPGRGPVFTDPVRTAAQVAQLTAIDPERIRERSEPIADAVARTTEMLAQESASWGEPIPLIGFAGAPFTLAAYLVEGGPSKDHLRARRLIHEDPAAWADLTAWLAQISGVFLQVQVAAGASSVQLFDSWAGSLAPSVYRAAALPASRATLDHVRAVRPPAGSGLAHIPLAHFGVGTGDLLADIATLDLDIVGIDHRVALDDALTRLDADVTVQGNLDPALLFAPPAVLDEATDRILEEGRAARAHIFNLGHGVPPETDPDVLTRLVRRVHERTDAA; translated from the coding sequence ATGCAGCTCAGTGATCAGCATCCGCTCGTTGCGCACGCGACCCGGAGCTCCCGTCTCCTTCGCGCGAGCCTCGGCGACCGGCCGGATGTCACCCCCGTCTGGTTCATGCGGCAAGCCGGCCGCTCGCTGCCCGAGTACCGCGCGCTGCGGCAGGGGCAGTCCATGCTCGACGCGTGCCTGGATCCCGCCCTCGTGAGCGAGATCACGCTCCAGCCGGTGCGCCGGCACGGGGTGGATGCCGCGATCTTCTTCAGCGACATCGTCGTGCCCCTCGTGCTCGCGGGAGTCGACGTCCAGATCGTTCCCGGGCGGGGCCCGGTGTTCACCGACCCGGTGCGCACCGCCGCGCAGGTCGCGCAGCTCACCGCCATCGATCCCGAGCGCATCCGCGAGCGGTCAGAGCCCATCGCGGATGCCGTTGCCCGCACGACGGAGATGCTCGCGCAGGAGAGCGCCTCGTGGGGCGAGCCGATCCCGCTCATCGGGTTCGCCGGCGCGCCGTTCACCCTCGCCGCCTACCTCGTCGAAGGCGGGCCGTCCAAGGACCACCTGCGCGCTCGCCGCCTTATTCACGAGGATCCGGCCGCATGGGCGGACCTCACCGCGTGGCTCGCCCAGATCAGTGGCGTCTTCCTCCAGGTGCAGGTGGCAGCCGGGGCGAGCAGCGTGCAGTTGTTCGACTCCTGGGCCGGATCTCTTGCTCCCTCGGTCTATCGGGCGGCGGCGCTCCCCGCCTCTCGCGCGACCCTCGACCACGTGCGCGCCGTCCGCCCGCCCGCGGGATCGGGCCTCGCCCACATTCCGCTCGCGCACTTCGGCGTGGGAACCGGTGACCTGCTCGCCGACATCGCGACCCTCGATCTTGACATCGTGGGCATCGATCACCGCGTCGCGCTCGATGACGCCCTGACGCGCCTGGATGCCGACGTCACCGTGCAGGGCAACCTCGACCCCGCGCTGCTGTTCGCCCCGCCCGCGGTCCTGGACGAGGCCACCGACCGCATTCTGGAAGAGGGGCGCGCCGCGCGGGCGCACATTTTCAACCTGGGTCACGGGGTCCCTCCCGAGACCGACCCCGACGTGCTCACCCGACTCGTGCGCCGCGTGCACGAGCGCACGGATGCCGCATGA
- a CDS encoding protoporphyrinogen/coproporphyrinogen oxidase: MSNPHAEAAADVDLCIVGGGIAGLVVAVEASAAGLRTVVLERSARVGGMLAPAAVGDGILVDAGAESFATRTDAVPALIAQLSLPVEIVEPDPTGAWLVVSDEGGAVRRAPLPSRSILGIPADPAAEDVRALVPGATEKILPVPASEPSFHALVADRLGAPLAATIVDTVCRGVYSTPADRLQLSRIHPQLWARFQQSGSLTAAVADLVTTGARPGSAVAGIRGGLWRLADALAARARAQGVMIETETTVAQIDSADSGVTVRTMHGTVRAGALVLATGRAEIDRLTGDGQSAPQAPVHLAIARLHAPALDRHPVGTGALVADAVPGQTKAMTHANAKWEWLDEALPPHEHLVRVSARDAETARFDEESVAADASRITGVSLAPGSIRELRVGRWDAASASGAEPPAPRPGVHLTGAAVAGTGLAAVIPHARAVAADVIAAHALAPAH, encoded by the coding sequence ATGAGCAACCCCCACGCCGAGGCTGCCGCCGACGTCGACCTCTGCATCGTCGGCGGCGGCATCGCCGGGCTCGTGGTGGCCGTCGAGGCGAGCGCGGCGGGGCTTCGCACCGTCGTCCTCGAGCGGTCCGCGCGGGTCGGCGGGATGCTCGCGCCCGCGGCCGTCGGGGACGGCATCCTCGTCGACGCGGGTGCGGAGTCCTTTGCGACCCGCACCGACGCGGTTCCCGCGCTCATCGCACAGTTGTCGCTGCCGGTGGAGATCGTCGAACCCGATCCGACCGGCGCCTGGCTGGTCGTGTCCGATGAGGGAGGCGCCGTGCGTCGCGCTCCGCTGCCGAGTCGGAGCATCCTCGGCATCCCCGCCGACCCCGCTGCCGAGGATGTTCGAGCACTCGTCCCCGGGGCGACAGAGAAAATCCTCCCCGTGCCCGCGTCCGAACCCTCCTTCCACGCGCTCGTCGCCGACCGTCTCGGCGCACCGCTGGCGGCCACCATCGTGGACACCGTGTGCCGGGGCGTGTACTCGACGCCGGCCGACAGGCTGCAGTTGTCCCGCATTCACCCGCAGCTGTGGGCGAGGTTCCAGCAGAGCGGTTCACTCACCGCCGCCGTGGCCGATCTCGTCACCACCGGTGCGCGGCCGGGCAGCGCCGTCGCCGGTATCCGCGGCGGTCTGTGGCGCCTCGCCGACGCGCTCGCGGCCCGCGCCCGCGCGCAGGGGGTGATGATCGAGACGGAGACGACCGTCGCCCAGATCGACAGCGCCGACTCCGGCGTCACGGTGCGCACCATGCACGGAACCGTGCGCGCCGGTGCCTTGGTGCTGGCGACAGGTCGCGCAGAGATCGATCGCCTGACCGGCGACGGGCAGAGCGCGCCGCAGGCTCCCGTGCATCTCGCAATCGCCCGCCTCCACGCTCCCGCGCTGGATCGGCATCCGGTCGGCACCGGTGCTCTCGTCGCCGACGCGGTGCCGGGGCAGACGAAGGCCATGACCCACGCAAACGCGAAGTGGGAGTGGCTCGATGAGGCGCTCCCGCCCCATGAGCATCTCGTGAGGGTGTCGGCACGCGACGCCGAGACCGCACGCTTCGACGAAGAGAGCGTCGCCGCGGACGCGAGCCGGATCACGGGCGTGTCTCTTGCGCCGGGGTCGATCCGTGAACTTCGCGTGGGTCGCTGGGATGCGGCATCCGCCTCCGGCGCAGAGCCGCCGGCACCACGCCCCGGCGTGCACCTGACTGGCGCTGCCGTCGCCGGGACGGGACTTGCCGCCGTCATCCCGCACGCCCGCGCCGTCGCCGCCGATGTGATCGCCGCGCACGCCCTTGCCCCCGCCCACTGA
- a CDS encoding LacI family DNA-binding transcriptional regulator — MPRHSDDVSASVAPLRPTLKDVAARAGVSTAAVSQALNDRGTLRAETRQRILDVATELGYAPDRYAAALRRGRTMSIGYVAGAPPAAEREAAQAQYAMRQLSALCEAAATHGFTVTVLPSSHPELLRSARVDAVYAPDARESDAIVELAASSRIPLITNDLPLPANTGIWIRTGYEEATRAALDLLAAGGAGRIGLLTEGPGARRLEIGEHIYRAWCAEHDQDPAVVHVEPDRRELTGSVRELLRQGADAVFSYAQEGPALFVELSAHKIVLPRDLQLVALCLHDCAMNARLGVTHVCVHPEAAPALLLPPLLAALDGGEDPHSPIVLPWGLVGGSTTLAPVATRAQAKAP, encoded by the coding sequence ATGCCTCGGCACAGCGACGACGTCTCCGCATCCGTGGCACCCCTGCGCCCCACCCTCAAAGACGTCGCCGCGCGAGCGGGAGTGTCCACCGCGGCGGTCAGCCAAGCCCTGAACGATCGCGGCACGCTGCGCGCCGAGACGCGTCAGCGCATCCTCGATGTCGCCACCGAGCTCGGCTACGCGCCTGACCGGTACGCGGCAGCTCTCCGACGGGGGCGCACGATGTCGATCGGCTACGTCGCCGGGGCGCCGCCGGCAGCGGAGCGCGAGGCTGCCCAGGCACAGTACGCGATGCGACAGCTCTCCGCGCTCTGCGAAGCCGCCGCAACTCATGGCTTCACCGTCACGGTGCTTCCCTCCTCGCACCCGGAGCTGCTCCGAAGCGCCCGCGTCGACGCCGTCTACGCGCCGGACGCACGCGAGAGCGACGCGATCGTCGAGCTCGCTGCCTCCTCGCGCATCCCGCTCATCACGAACGACCTCCCGCTGCCCGCGAACACCGGCATCTGGATTCGCACGGGGTACGAAGAGGCCACCCGCGCGGCCCTCGACCTTCTCGCCGCGGGCGGGGCCGGCCGCATCGGACTGCTGACGGAAGGTCCGGGCGCCCGACGCCTCGAGATCGGTGAACACATCTACCGGGCGTGGTGCGCCGAACACGACCAGGATCCCGCGGTCGTGCACGTCGAGCCTGACCGTCGCGAATTGACCGGAAGCGTCCGTGAACTCCTTCGTCAGGGCGCCGACGCTGTCTTCTCCTATGCCCAGGAGGGTCCGGCTCTTTTCGTGGAGCTGTCCGCGCACAAGATCGTGCTCCCCCGAGACCTCCAGCTCGTCGCGCTCTGCCTCCACGACTGTGCGATGAACGCGCGACTGGGTGTCACCCATGTCTGCGTGCACCCTGAGGCCGCCCCGGCCCTCCTGCTGCCCCCGCTCCTGGCTGCACTGGACGGTGGGGAGGACCCGCACTCGCCGATCGTGCTGCCCTGGGGTCTGGTCGGTGGATCCACGACCCTCGCCCCGGTGGCGACCCGAGCTCAGGCGAAGGCGCCGTAG
- a CDS encoding glutamyl-tRNA reductase: MPVLVCLSANHRATPFDALERLSSVGEDLREGVPLAHESIGGAVVLATCNRFEAYLDVDVQDDVSPESAVDAALSEIARTSGIGFRELHDSIDVTVGNRVAHHLFAVASGLESVVVGEDEIAGQVRRAYDDARSSGMTTRSLEHLFDRASETSRAVKNSTQLGESGRSLVRLALELASSRITDWAAARVLLVGTGRYAAAALAALRVRGAGDVRVLSGSGRGATFAARHGLVAVDPTAADGDLAQADVIVTCTTREALDAARLSAARERSAAANEHVLIIDLGMPRNVAPDVQNLTGVELLDLDTIRIHAPIDEIASLADARALVSAAATRHASVRRVHDVAPAVLAARGWVQQLLDAEITRLPTRNGAPAPESERALRHFAGVIMHHLVARGHTLAASGEGDRWSRAIDTVFPSSDAAAAAPSSPATDTRPPTADCA; encoded by the coding sequence ATGCCGGTGCTGGTCTGCCTTTCGGCGAATCATCGGGCGACACCCTTCGACGCCCTCGAGCGACTCTCGTCCGTCGGCGAAGACCTCCGCGAGGGCGTGCCGCTGGCGCACGAATCGATCGGTGGCGCCGTCGTGCTGGCCACCTGCAATCGCTTCGAGGCCTACCTCGACGTCGACGTTCAGGACGATGTCTCGCCCGAGTCCGCGGTCGATGCCGCACTCTCCGAGATCGCCCGCACCTCGGGGATCGGCTTCCGCGAGCTGCACGATTCCATCGACGTCACGGTGGGCAACCGCGTCGCCCACCATCTGTTCGCGGTGGCCTCGGGGCTCGAGTCGGTTGTCGTCGGCGAAGACGAGATCGCCGGGCAGGTACGCCGCGCCTACGACGATGCCCGGTCGTCCGGCATGACCACCCGCTCGCTGGAGCACCTCTTCGACCGCGCAAGCGAGACCTCGCGCGCCGTGAAGAACTCGACGCAGCTCGGCGAATCCGGCAGATCGCTCGTGCGCCTCGCGCTCGAACTCGCCTCCTCGCGCATCACCGACTGGGCCGCAGCCCGCGTCCTCCTCGTGGGAACGGGGCGCTACGCCGCCGCCGCCCTCGCTGCCCTCCGCGTGCGCGGCGCGGGCGACGTCCGCGTTCTCTCGGGTTCAGGCCGCGGCGCGACGTTCGCCGCACGCCACGGGCTGGTCGCGGTGGATCCCACAGCTGCGGACGGTGACCTCGCACAAGCCGACGTCATCGTCACGTGCACGACGCGGGAAGCCCTCGATGCCGCCCGCCTCTCGGCCGCGCGGGAACGCAGCGCCGCAGCCAACGAACACGTCCTGATCATCGACCTCGGGATGCCGCGCAACGTCGCCCCCGATGTGCAGAATCTCACCGGTGTTGAGCTCCTCGACCTCGACACCATCCGCATCCATGCCCCGATCGACGAGATCGCCTCCCTCGCCGATGCGCGGGCGCTCGTGAGCGCTGCCGCTACCCGCCACGCGAGCGTGCGGCGCGTGCACGATGTCGCCCCCGCGGTGCTCGCGGCGCGTGGCTGGGTGCAGCAGCTTCTGGATGCCGAGATCACGCGCCTTCCGACCCGGAACGGTGCGCCGGCACCCGAGTCCGAGCGAGCCCTGCGCCATTTTGCCGGCGTGATCATGCATCACCTCGTGGCACGCGGTCATACGCTGGCAGCATCCGGCGAAGGAGACCGGTGGAGCCGCGCGATCGACACGGTCTTCCCCTCCTCGGATGCCGCGGCCGCGGCGCCGTCCTCCCCCGCTACCGACACCCGACCACCTACCGCAGACTGCGCCTGA
- the mmsA gene encoding multiple monosaccharide ABC transporter ATP-binding protein, with translation MADNILEMRNITKTFPGVKALSGVTLEVERGEIHAICGENGAGKSTLMKVLSGVYPHGSYDGTIVFDGEEVAFRSLSDSEAKGIVIIHQELALSPHLSIAENIFLNNEQRGTLGLIDWNRTNHAAAQLLERVGLRDNPMTPIKRIGVGKQQLVEIAKALSKEVKLLILDEPTAALNDEDSDHLLELILQLKEQGITSIIISHKLNEIKKISDTVTVIRDGKTIETISRDDVTEDRIIKDMVGRDLEHRYPDHDPQIGEELLRVEHWTAHHPQDPSRVVVDDVSLTVRAGEIVGIAGLMGAGRTEFAMSLFGHSYGSRITGKVFMRGREIKTRTVAEAIQNGLAYATEDRKTYGLNLIEDIKRNISMASLTKLERLGLVNDNKEYQVANEYRRDLNIKAPNVLVKTGKLSGGNQQKVVLSKWIYSDPDVLILDEPTRGIDVGAKYEIYTIINKLAAAGKGIIVISSELPELLGISDRVYAISEGRITGELPVEDATPESVLKLMTMEKAR, from the coding sequence ATGGCGGACAACATCCTCGAGATGCGCAACATCACCAAGACCTTCCCCGGGGTCAAGGCCCTGTCGGGCGTCACGCTCGAGGTCGAGCGTGGGGAGATCCACGCGATCTGCGGTGAGAACGGTGCAGGTAAGTCGACGCTCATGAAGGTGCTGTCGGGCGTCTATCCGCACGGCTCGTATGACGGCACCATCGTCTTCGACGGCGAAGAGGTCGCGTTCCGCAGCCTCAGCGACAGCGAGGCCAAGGGCATCGTCATCATCCACCAGGAACTGGCGCTGAGCCCCCACCTCTCTATCGCCGAGAACATCTTCCTCAACAACGAACAGCGCGGCACGCTCGGCCTCATCGACTGGAACCGCACGAATCACGCGGCTGCGCAACTGCTCGAACGGGTCGGGCTGCGAGACAACCCCATGACGCCGATCAAGCGGATCGGCGTGGGAAAGCAGCAACTCGTCGAGATCGCCAAGGCGCTCTCCAAAGAGGTGAAGCTGCTGATCCTCGATGAGCCGACGGCGGCCCTCAACGACGAGGACTCCGATCATCTGCTCGAGCTGATTCTCCAGCTCAAAGAGCAGGGCATCACGTCGATCATCATCAGCCACAAGCTCAACGAGATCAAGAAGATCTCGGACACCGTCACCGTCATCCGCGACGGCAAGACGATCGAGACAATTTCGCGCGACGACGTCACCGAAGACCGGATCATCAAAGACATGGTCGGCCGAGACCTCGAGCACCGGTACCCCGATCACGACCCACAGATCGGTGAGGAACTGCTGCGCGTCGAGCACTGGACCGCCCATCACCCGCAGGACCCGTCGCGCGTCGTCGTCGACGATGTGTCGCTGACGGTGCGTGCCGGCGAGATCGTCGGGATCGCGGGGCTCATGGGTGCGGGACGCACCGAGTTCGCGATGAGCCTGTTCGGCCACAGCTACGGCAGCAGAATCACCGGCAAGGTCTTCATGCGCGGTCGCGAGATCAAGACCCGCACGGTCGCCGAAGCCATCCAGAACGGACTGGCCTACGCCACCGAAGACCGCAAGACGTACGGCCTGAACCTCATCGAGGACATCAAGCGCAACATCTCGATGGCGTCGTTGACCAAGCTCGAACGTCTCGGCCTGGTCAACGACAACAAGGAGTATCAGGTCGCCAATGAGTACCGGCGAGACCTCAACATCAAGGCTCCGAACGTTCTCGTCAAAACGGGCAAGCTCTCGGGCGGCAACCAGCAGAAGGTCGTGCTGTCGAAGTGGATCTACTCCGATCCCGACGTGCTGATCCTCGATGAGCCCACCCGCGGCATCGACGTCGGCGCCAAGTACGAGATCTACACGATCATCAACAAGCTCGCCGCCGCGGGGAAGGGCATCATCGTCATCTCTTCTGAGCTGCCCGAACTGTTGGGGATCTCCGACCGCGTGTACGCGATCTCGGAGGGACGCATCACCGGAGAGCTGCCCGTCGAAGACGCGACGCCCGAGTCGGTCCTCAAGCTCATGACCATGGAAAAGGCCCGCTGA
- the rsmI gene encoding 16S rRNA (cytidine(1402)-2'-O)-methyltransferase has translation MIILAATPIGNLGDATRRLVEALESAQVIASEDTRTTQRLLVALGIQNRPRLIALHDHNEKARAAELVELARETDVLLLSDAGMPTISDPGFGVVATAAAAGVGVTVLPGPSAVVSALAVSGLPTDRFTFEGFLPRKGAEQRRALAALAAEPRTMVFFEAPSRLAATLAHMAGAFGADRAAAVCRELTKLHEEVRRGTLAELAAWAEEGVRGEIVVVVSGSSGPRLSFEDAVAYVADLLAQGKRLKDASAEVAAASGHSARELYNAVLARPGEAG, from the coding sequence GTGATCATCCTTGCCGCCACGCCGATCGGGAACCTCGGCGACGCAACTCGGCGTCTTGTCGAGGCGCTGGAGAGCGCTCAGGTGATCGCCTCAGAAGACACCCGCACGACCCAGCGGTTGCTCGTAGCGCTCGGCATCCAGAACCGGCCCCGCCTGATCGCACTCCACGACCACAACGAGAAGGCGCGCGCCGCCGAGCTTGTCGAGCTGGCGCGCGAGACCGATGTGCTCCTCCTCTCGGATGCGGGGATGCCGACCATCAGTGATCCCGGATTCGGGGTCGTCGCCACCGCGGCTGCGGCGGGAGTCGGGGTGACCGTGCTTCCGGGGCCGAGCGCCGTTGTGTCGGCCCTGGCGGTGTCGGGTCTTCCCACGGATCGCTTCACGTTCGAGGGCTTTCTGCCACGCAAGGGCGCCGAGCAGCGCCGGGCACTCGCGGCGCTGGCGGCCGAGCCGCGCACCATGGTCTTTTTCGAAGCCCCGAGCCGCCTGGCAGCGACCCTCGCGCACATGGCCGGGGCCTTCGGGGCCGACCGCGCAGCCGCCGTATGCCGCGAGCTCACGAAGCTCCACGAAGAGGTGCGACGCGGCACCCTCGCCGAGCTCGCGGCCTGGGCGGAGGAGGGCGTGCGCGGCGAGATCGTCGTCGTCGTCTCGGGATCCAGCGGCCCGCGGCTCTCGTTCGAGGACGCTGTGGCGTACGTCGCGGATCTTCTTGCGCAGGGCAAGAGGCTCAAGGATGCCAGCGCCGAGGTGGCCGCGGCATCCGGTCATTCCGCCCGTGAACTCTATAACGCGGTCCTCGCCCGGCCCGGTGAGGCGGGTTGA
- the mmsB gene encoding multiple monosaccharide ABC transporter permease gives MSNDTQTTESTAAGALVNPPDNRFTRWFSNILADLGKNGIFIALIAVVVFFTITTDGILLRPQNISNLIVQNGYILVLAIGMVMVIIAGHIDLSVGSVAAFVGAVSGVLAVQWGLPWWLAILLSLLIGALVGAWQGFWVAFVGIPAFIVTLAGMLIFRGLALVVLGNANIGSFPEEYRALGNGFVTGVFGEGTPDLFTLLVGAAAIVLLVLNQVRSRTARVKYGQEVDPIVWFVVKLLLVSAAIVFFMFSLASYKGIPVTLIILAVLVLFYGTIMNRSVFGRHVYAIGGNRHAAELSGIKTRRVDFLLFVNMGFLAALAGLIFTARLNLAGPKAGDGFELEAISAAFIGGAAVQGGVGTIGGAIIGGLIIGVLNNGMSIMGIGIEWQQAVKGLVLLLAVAFDVYNKRRSGNS, from the coding sequence ATGTCCAACGACACCCAGACCACGGAATCCACGGCAGCGGGCGCGCTCGTCAACCCGCCCGACAACAGATTCACCCGCTGGTTCAGCAACATCCTGGCCGACCTCGGTAAGAACGGCATCTTCATCGCCCTCATCGCGGTGGTCGTGTTCTTCACGATCACGACGGACGGCATCCTGCTGCGGCCCCAGAACATCTCGAACCTGATCGTTCAGAACGGCTACATCCTCGTCCTCGCGATCGGCATGGTGATGGTCATCATCGCCGGCCACATCGACCTCTCGGTCGGATCGGTCGCCGCCTTCGTCGGCGCCGTCTCGGGCGTCCTCGCGGTCCAATGGGGCCTGCCCTGGTGGCTTGCCATCCTGCTGTCGCTGCTGATCGGCGCGCTCGTCGGCGCGTGGCAAGGGTTCTGGGTGGCGTTCGTCGGGATCCCCGCGTTCATCGTCACGCTCGCCGGCATGCTCATCTTCCGCGGACTCGCCCTCGTGGTCCTCGGAAACGCGAACATCGGATCGTTCCCCGAGGAGTACCGCGCACTCGGCAACGGCTTTGTCACCGGCGTCTTCGGGGAGGGCACTCCCGATCTGTTCACGCTGCTGGTCGGTGCTGCCGCGATCGTGCTGCTCGTGCTCAATCAGGTGCGGTCGCGCACCGCGCGCGTCAAGTACGGCCAGGAGGTCGATCCGATCGTCTGGTTCGTCGTCAAGCTCCTCCTGGTCTCGGCCGCGATCGTCTTCTTCATGTTCTCGCTGGCCTCCTACAAGGGCATCCCGGTGACCCTCATCATCCTGGCCGTGCTCGTCCTCTTCTACGGCACGATCATGAACCGGTCGGTCTTCGGGCGCCACGTCTACGCGATCGGTGGCAATCGTCACGCCGCGGAGCTGTCGGGCATCAAGACGCGGCGCGTGGACTTCCTGCTCTTCGTCAACATGGGCTTCCTCGCAGCGCTTGCCGGACTGATCTTCACGGCGCGCCTGAACCTCGCAGGCCCGAAGGCCGGTGACGGATTCGAACTCGAAGCGATCTCCGCGGCCTTCATCGGTGGCGCGGCAGTCCAGGGTGGTGTGGGCACGATCGGCGGCGCCATCATCGGTGGCCTCATCATCGGCGTGCTTAACAACGGTATGTCGATCATGGGTATCGGCATCGAGTGGCAGCAGGCCGTGAAGGGTCTCGTGCTGCTGTTGGCCGTCGCCTTCGACGTCTACAACAAGCGGCGCTCCGGCAACAGCTGA
- the metG gene encoding methionine--tRNA ligase, whose translation MSSGSSFYITTPIYYPSDVPHIGHGYTTVAVDTLARWHRQSGDDTWMLTGTDEHGQKMLRAAAANGATPQEWVDRLVGESWFPLLRTLDVANDDFIRTTQARHEERVTQFVQAIYDNGYIYAGEFEALYCVGCEEFKTEAEIQDGTGAFEGLKVCAIHSKPLELLQEKNYFFKLSEFQDRLLELYKTVPDFVRPESARNEVASFVRSGLKDLSISRSTFDWGIKVPWDPSHVIYVWVDALLNYATAVGYGSDPEQFARRWPAYHVVGKDILRFHAVIWPAMLMAAGVEVPRGVFAHGWLLVGGEKMSKSKLTGIAPTEITDVFGSDAYRFYFLSAIAFGQDGSFSWEDLSARYQAELANGFGNLASRTIAMIERYFEGIVPPPAQYTDADLAIQRVVAEAATNADAAIERFRIDEAITAIWTIVDELNGYITENEPWALAKDDAKRTRLETVLYTAAEGLRALAQLLSPVMPVATEKLWIALGAAETLGRLQDQPLREAGVWGLLKPGTSVNGLAPLFPRVEQ comes from the coding sequence GTGAGTTCCGGCAGTTCCTTCTACATCACGACGCCGATCTATTACCCGAGCGATGTCCCGCACATCGGCCACGGGTATACGACGGTCGCCGTGGACACGCTTGCCCGCTGGCACCGTCAGTCCGGTGACGACACCTGGATGCTGACGGGAACCGACGAGCACGGCCAGAAGATGCTGCGGGCTGCTGCGGCCAACGGTGCGACCCCGCAGGAGTGGGTCGATCGGCTCGTGGGGGAGTCGTGGTTTCCGCTGCTGCGCACCCTGGATGTCGCCAACGACGACTTCATCCGCACCACGCAGGCTCGTCACGAGGAGCGCGTGACGCAGTTCGTGCAGGCGATCTACGACAACGGCTACATCTACGCCGGCGAGTTCGAGGCGCTCTATTGTGTCGGCTGTGAGGAGTTCAAGACCGAGGCCGAGATCCAGGATGGCACTGGCGCGTTCGAGGGGCTCAAGGTCTGCGCGATCCACTCCAAGCCGCTGGAGCTGCTGCAGGAGAAGAACTACTTCTTCAAGCTCAGCGAGTTCCAGGACCGGCTGCTGGAGCTCTACAAGACGGTGCCCGATTTCGTGCGTCCCGAGTCGGCGCGCAACGAGGTCGCCTCCTTCGTGCGTAGCGGCCTGAAGGACCTCTCGATCTCGCGGTCGACCTTCGACTGGGGCATCAAGGTGCCCTGGGACCCCTCGCACGTCATCTACGTGTGGGTCGACGCGCTGCTGAACTATGCGACGGCCGTCGGCTACGGCTCCGACCCCGAGCAGTTCGCGAGGCGGTGGCCGGCCTACCACGTCGTCGGAAAAGACATCCTGCGCTTCCACGCCGTCATCTGGCCCGCGATGCTCATGGCCGCCGGCGTCGAGGTGCCCCGCGGGGTGTTTGCGCACGGCTGGTTGCTCGTGGGCGGCGAGAAGATGTCGAAGTCCAAGCTCACCGGTATCGCGCCGACCGAGATCACCGATGTCTTCGGTTCGGATGCGTACCGCTTCTATTTCCTCTCGGCTATCGCGTTCGGTCAGGACGGGTCGTTCTCGTGGGAGGACCTGTCGGCCCGCTACCAGGCGGAGCTCGCGAACGGTTTCGGAAACCTCGCATCGCGCACGATCGCGATGATCGAGCGCTACTTCGAGGGCATTGTGCCGCCGCCGGCGCAGTACACGGATGCCGATCTCGCGATCCAGCGTGTCGTCGCCGAGGCTGCGACCAACGCGGATGCCGCCATCGAGCGTTTCCGGATCGATGAGGCGATCACCGCGATCTGGACGATCGTGGACGAGCTCAACGGCTACATCACCGAGAACGAGCCGTGGGCTCTCGCGAAGGACGACGCCAAGCGCACCCGCCTGGAGACCGTGCTGTACACCGCCGCGGAGGGGCTGCGGGCGCTCGCCCAGTTGCTCTCACCGGTGATGCCGGTCGCGACGGAGAAGCTGTGGATCGCGCTCGGCGCCGCCGAGACGCTCGGGCGCCTGCAGGACCAGCCGCTGCGCGAGGCCGGCGTGTGGGGCCTGCTGAAGCCGGGGACCTCGGTCAACGGTCTGGCGCCGCTGTTCCCCCGCGTGGAGCAGTAA